In Fusarium oxysporum Fo47 chromosome XI, complete sequence, the following are encoded in one genomic region:
- a CDS encoding Tannase/feruloyl esterase encodes MASSDIASRCVASTFATPTLFGAEFLSIEANVVPDYSFDVPRGWTYSQPALNVQNVTFCNVTVTYTHTGQNDTLHAEAWLPSENNYNGRLQSLGGSGWTPGRYILTYAGMINAVANGYASVTTDAGIPEAASPAEWLLITPGNINTNALQNFGQVSLDDEASIAKQLIKSFYGKAPLHSYWNACSQGGRQGLKLAQQYPSAYNGTIAAAPAINWAEFYINSIWSVFYMGSTQQFPTILDGVKDGIISDVDACRRQFNPFKQVGKTFHCTSTRSKLKISRAAASVANASWTGPRFSNGKFMYPGYEIGTDLPTLAPKNCTGTVCKSGGEGSVEFAWKTFVKKDMAATLKNATGRDFDTIYRHVKQIFASNLETNEVDLRDFRDAGGKMITYHGLVISLVFKIRLQANISQADPSISPGGTLQYYNKVSDFVGNVTSFYKYYQVPALGHCWGGKGGQPEALFNQLRAWVENGTEPFSTPVVVTRSDNTTQQQILCPYPQKPSFNTSCSAKNSTRCWSCAQ; translated from the exons atggcttcCTCTGACATTGCGAGCCGCTGTGTGGCCTCAACTTTCGCAACTCCAACTCTCTTCGGGGCTGAGTTTCTTTCCATCGAAGCGAATGTTGTCCCCGATTATAGCTTCGACGTCCCACGCGGCTGGACCTACTCACAGCCAGCTTTGAATGTCCAGAATGTCACTTTCTGCAACGTCACCGTCACCTATACGCATACTGGCCAGAACGATACCCTTCACGCCGAAGCTTGGCTACCCAGCGAGAATAATTACAATGGAAGACTGCAGTCCCTTGGAGGTTCTGGCTGGACACCAGGTCGCTATATCCTGACTTATGCCGGCATGATCAACGCCGTGGCAAATGGCTATGCTTCTGTTACAACGGATGCTGGTATCCCCGAGGCCGCTAGCCCCGCTGAGTGGCTGTTGATAACTCCTGGGAATATCAACACGAACGCACTGCAGAACTTTGGCCAAGTTTCACTGGATGACGAG GCTAGTATTGCGAAGCAGCTGATTAAAAGCTTCTACGGTAAGGCTCCATTGCATTCCTACTGGAATGCTTGCTCCCAAGGTGGTCGCCAAGGCCTCAAACTTGCTCAACAGTATCCTTCTGCCTACAATGGGACCATCGCGGCTGCTCCAGCAATCAACTGGGCTGAGTTCTACATCAATTCCATCTGGTCGGTATTCTACATGGGGTCTACTCAGCAGTTCCCCACGATT CTGGACGGGGTCAAGGATGGCATCATCAGCGACGTTGACGCTTGTCGGCGCCAATTTAACCCTTTCAAACAGGTTGGGAAGACTTTTCACTGCACCAGTACCAGGTCGAAGCTCAAGATTAGCCGCGCTGCTGCTTCCGTCGCCAATGCCTCGTGGACCGGTCCCCGCTTCTCTAACGGTAAGTTCATGTACCCCGGCTACGAGATCGGTACCGATCTCCCCACGCTTGCCCCAAAAAACTGTACCGGCACAGTCTGCAAGAGTGGAGGCGAAGGCTCTGTCGAGTTTGCTTGGAAGACTTTTGTCAAGAAAGACATGGCAGCAACACTGAAGAACGCCACTGGTCGAGATTTCGATACGATTTACCGTCACGTCAAGCAGATCTTTGCTTCCAACCTTGAGACCAACGAGGTTGATCTACGAGACTTTAGAGATGCTGGAGGAAAGATGATTACTTATCATGGCCTGGTAATATCTCTTGTATTTAAGATCCGACTTCAAGCTAACATCTCCCAGGCTGACCCGAGCATTTCCCCTGGTGGCACGCTTCAGTATTACAATAAGGTATCGGACTTTGTAGGCAACGTCACTTCTTTCTATAAGTATTACCAGGTACCTGCTCTCGGACACTGCTGGGGCGGCAAGGGTGGTCAGCCCGAAGCGTTGTTTAACCAGCTCCGGGCTTGGGTAGAGAATGGCACTGAGCCGTTCTCTACTCCTGTGGTTGTGACCAGGTCGGACAATACGACTCAACAGCAGATTCTGTGCCCTTATCCCCAGAAGCCGAGTTTCAACACCTCCTGCAGTGCTAAAAATTCAACGAGATGTTGGTCTTGTGCCCAGTAA
- a CDS encoding fungal-specific transcription factor domain-containing protein gives MAQREQQQSVSDGTRSRKGCLTCRIRKKKCDEELPACSACRSRDLACYGFNVPPPSWITNKASWKDVRESNEARTLRTVAELRYRVSRKLESRGTASAAIGILPADSGSNSHQQRARHSPRTGHISLDSFHCDIFATPSIIQLTNGANIWQRQPDTIWWDSRMQSLRPGPENSSREETRLLMLFLDVIHPITHTFYKLNSSTERNWMLNRLISKDDLFSSALSISACFEHSLTQRATVNEIGLSPKVSRLQSRSISILREEVERFSLMKPLPVEDFVWAGVHLLDVIAHLETLETFSMLQGQWEVHHQAARKVLNHIETAVPLGNRNSTSVIADVLLSLPEGDVRRRSLQLSIFNFIWIDVLATSTFGAVSYYPCAFDYLPFLDSGTIRSQDFMGCQSQIFAIVFRIARLEQLQLMHQGEMHQELTGPELQRQHSELEQQLDFVCQTLREDIEGLASVTSGLDLDAAMISLIWAYGARVFLQVAIAPIMSEQSSIDQTFVNICLEKLEALPSRLVIRTAWPYTITGCMAMSESQHHRFRQILDQVLQEAQAPGITWKGLLVMEECWRLRRMHPDQFFGWREAMESLGARVILI, from the coding sequence ATGGCGCAGagggagcagcagcagtcgGTCTCAGACGGGACGCGCAGTCGCAAGGGATGTCTCACCTGCAGAATCCGCAAGAAGAAGTGTGATGAAGAGTTACCAGCATGCAGCGCTTGTCGGTCAAGAGACCTTGCATGCTACGGGTTCAACGTGCCGCCACCGTCTTGGATCACCAACAAGGCCTCATGGAAAGATGTCCGAGAGTCCAATGAAGCAAGAACTCTACGAACTGTGGCGGAGCTGCGGTACAGGGTCTCGAGAAAGCTCGAGTCCAGAGGCACTGCTTCTGCCGCGATTGGAATCTTGCCAGCTGACTCAGGGAGCAACAGCCATCAACAAAGGGCACGTCACTCCCCAAGAACTGGTCATATCTCATTGGATTCATTCCATTGCGACATCTTTGCAACACCATCCATTATTCAGTTGACAAATGGTGCGAATATCTGGCAGCGGCAACCCGACACCATATGGTGGGACAGCAGGATGCAAAGTCTACGGCCCGGACCTGAAAAttcttctcgagaagaaACGAGATTGCTCATGCTGTTTCTCGATGTCATCCATCCAATCACGCATACATTCTACAAGTTGAATAGCAGCACCGAACGTAACTGGATGCTCAATCGGCTCATCAGCAAAGACGACTTGTTTAGCTCAGCTCTGAGTATCAGCGCCTGCTTCGAGCACTCGTTGACCCAGCGGGCTACCGTGAACGAGATTGGACTTTCGCCAAAAGTGAGCAGGCTACAGAGCCGGTCGATTTCGATACTTCGGGAAGAGGTCGAGCGCTTTTCTCTCATGAAGCCGTTGCCAGTGGAAGATTTCGTCTGGGCTGGGGTCCACCTTCTTGATGTCATCGCCCATTTGGAGACACTCGAGACCTTCAGTATGCTTCAGGGTCAATGGGAGGTCCATCACCAGGCTGCAAGGAAGGTCTTGAATCATATTGAGACTGCTGTTCCACTTGGGAATCGCAATTCAACATCAGTGATAGCAGACGTATTATTGAGCTTGCCTGAAGGTGATGTACGACGACGATCGCTGCAACTTTCcatctttaactttatttGGATTGATGTTCTGGCTACATCTACTTTCGGTGCCGTGTCATACTACCCTTGCGCCTTTGACTACCTGCCTTTTCTAGATTCTGGTACAATCAGGTCGCAGGACTTTATGGGTTGCCAGAGCCAAATCTTTGCCATTGTCTTCAGAATTGCAAGACTTGAGCAATTACAGCTGATGCACCAAGGTGAAATGCATCAGGAGCTTACAGGACCGGAATTACAACGACAACACAGCGAACTAGAACAACAACTTGATTTTGTCTGCCAGACTCTTCGAGAAGATATTGAGGGCCTGGCCAGTGTAACTTCAGGTCTAGATCTTGACGCTGCAATGATTAGTCTCATCTGGGCTTATGGTGCCAGAGTCTTTTTGCAAGTTGCAATTGCTCCAATTATGTCCGAGCAAAGTAGTATCGATCAGACCTTCGTCAACATTTgcctcgagaagcttgaggctcTCCCTTCACGTCTTGTGATACGGACAGCCTGGCCGTACACTATTACCGGATGTATGGCCATGAGCGAATCACAACATCACCGGTTTCGTCAAATCCTCGATCAGGTGCTGCAAGAAGCGCAGGCCCCTGGCATAACATGGAAAGGTCTTCTTGTCATGGAGGAGTGTTGGAGGCTTCGAAGAATGCACCCTGATCAATTTTTCGGGTGGAGAGAAGCTATGGAGAGCCTTGGTGCCAGGGTGATTTTGATATAG
- a CDS encoding PLAC8 family-domain-containing protein has translation MTMIESTKNGTGIEDSCLLSTFLPCIIFGRTSHRLQNPSAEPESGNSDCALFCGIQSLTGCGWIFNVMKRGEIREAYGIEGSGMGDCCASFWCLCCALIQQEKEVKSRQLACCETAGYQPMKDGMRMP, from the exons atgacgatgatagaATCCACAAAGAATGGGACTGGTATTGAAG ACTCTTGCTTATTGAGCACTTTCCTTCCATGCATCA TCTTTGGGCGTACCTCTCATCGCTTGCAGAATCCTTCTGCCGAACCCGAAAGTGGCAATTCGGACTGTGCATTGTTCTGTGGCATACAGTCACTCACTGGCTGCGGCTGGAT TTTCAATGTGATGAAGCGTGGGGAGATCCGCGAGGCATATGGCATTGAAGGTAGCGGCATGGGAGACTGCTGCGCCTCATTCTGGTGTCTTTGCTGTGCGCTTATCCAGCAGGAAAAGGAGGTCAAGTCCCGACAACTTGCGTGCTGCGAGACCGCTGGTTACCAGCCTATGAAGGATGGCATGCGTATGCCTTGA
- a CDS encoding glycosyl hydrolase family 71-domain-containing protein produces MWLISLLLAISLAAHAQARAVFAHFMIGNTEQYTNADFVNDITKAQEAHIDGFVLNIAYDDATNDRSIPMAFDAAGSLGFKLLFSFDYAGNGDWPMDEVISLINKYSSHSAHFKRGSQPLVSTFEGFNRAKDWSTIKDKTNCYFMPSWSSVGAKRAVRTGETDGLFSWAAWPEGPNTIDMEVDASYLIFLNGSSYMMPISPWFYTNLPGYNKNWLWRGDSLWHDRWNLAFTLVSQDQWPGQPEYLQIISWNDYGESHYVGPLNDKAYVAFDIGEAPYNYVKGMPHDGWRKLLPYAIDTFKNGIATINQEVLVAWYRLTPASACATGGTTGNTAAQLQPEMPPGELSQDKIFFSALLTSLLTPRVTIDGQRRVVNWDDAPYGYVGMFHGSFAYEGRVGKVLIELVDASGAVVATLNGADLTKTCEKGITNWNPWVGSTTTTRSVSAAPALSLSKQQCMKGTGRDGFAELCEFTCSFGYCPPGPCTCTKLGKALDTPEPKNVDGYPLAGSDCTYKGLCSYACNYGHCPSKYCTTAASAKDKCVIPPEEADPEDSDDACTAGTGTGNFEGLCGFSCGRGYCPQPQCKCTGRGPAITPPPATSAGGYPANGLLGEYTGLCNFACARDYCPSGACSEANPYGALFKEGLRTCDSSDEKSAWNCPNLNCFQASKIEDGVKKRWDSVGAGEFFNYTAEWFYYQNEVAIGGNTMFYGTPFQDQYIRSIAYFYGGRDANGGNRAADNYDCDIIGANACTNPFKCGTTQYPGMDLVFASFSNLHNFITNMYLSIDGISASAAANADSIASTFGDSKLDEGLKFLQEFSEYFGLSMQFAGGSFWSKMITDPDVFKAFGDVVSRVEQLSGTVETFTSLYSTISEAQTEEAMNAMEIAKEVSKASDEFSKQARQTLDKFLKQIFDGSYLSTRRLYPMIADGTWLDAPKVSIFDFHKSIEPIMNAMLINKAWTTGANGNAIVILAKEGHVTYPQPRRGNAALMSNDDGEATQYFYTSETGEEWTLWIAQVDVCTQNRCDRRFKAPKGLDEIREENDYGVTVRNMILSPFFNWRRQGNQNYHPTKLDPYAKNGDKSATSQVPFSVGLDHPGAIPIPVCDIETAWQNIAKWWRNPSEAPCDYYPCCSY; encoded by the exons ATGTGGCTCATTTCTTTACTCTTGGCGATATCTCTCGCCGCTCACGCCCAAGCCAGGGCAGTCTTTGCACACTTCATGATTGGCAATACCGAACAGTACACCAATGCTGACTTTGTCAATGATATCAcaaaagcccaagaagctcatATCGATGGCTTTGTTTTAAACATTGCATACGATGACGCAACCAACGATCGCTCTATCCCCATGGCTTTCGATGCAGCCGGCAGCTTGGGCTTCAAACTTCTATTCTCTTTCGACTATGCCGGCAACGGAGACTGGCCCATGGACGAGGTCATTAGTCTCATCAACAAGTACAGCTCGCATTCTGCTCACTTCAAGCGCGGTTCTCAGCCATTGGTGTCCACATTTGAGGGCTTCAATAGGGCTAAGGACTGGAGTACAATCAAGGACAAGACCAACTGCTATTTCATGCCTAGCTGGTCTTCTGTTGGAGCCAAGAGAGCTGTCAGAACAGGCGAGACTGACggtctcttcagctgggCTGCTTGGCCCGAGGGTCCGAACACGATTGACATGGAGGTTGATGCATCCTACCTCATTTTCTTAAACGGATCATCCTACATGAT GCCAATTTCTCCTTGGTTCTACACCAATCTGCCCGGCTACAACAAGAACTGGCTCTGGCGCGGAGATTCGCTGTGGCATGACCGCTGGAATCTGGCTTTTACTCTTGTCTCACAAGACCAGTGGCCAGGTCAACCAGAGTATCTACAGATCATCTCGTGGAACGACTACGGAGAATCTCATTACGTCGGTCCTCTGAACGACAAAGCTTACGTCGCATTTGACATTGGCGAGGCTCCTTACAACTACGTCAAGGGAATGCCTCATGACGGCTGGAGAAAGCTGCTTCCCTACGCAATCGACACTTTCAAGAACGGAATCGCCACCATCAACCAAGAGGTTCTTGTAGCTTGGTACCGACTCACTCCAGCATCGGCATGCGCAACTGGTGGAACCACGGGAAACACGGCGGCTCAGCTGCAGCCTGAGATGCCACCCGGAGAACTGTCGCAGGACAAGATCTTTTTCTCGGCATTGCTCACCTCTTTACTCACTCCACGAGTCACCATTGACGGCCAGAGGCGCGTCGTGAACTGGGATGACGCTCCTTACGGCTATGTGGGTATGTTCCACGGCAGCTTTGCATATGAAGGTCGCGTTGGCAAAGTTCTCATCGAGCTCGTTGACGCTTCGGGTGCCGTTGTTGCTACACTCAATGGTGCTGATCTTACCAAAACCTGTGAAAAGGGCATCACCAACTGGAACCCGTGGGTAGGAAGCACCACGACTACCAGATCCGTTTCTGCAGCACCAGCATTGTCTTTGTCGAAGCAGCAGTGTATGAAGGGAACTGGGCGAGACGGTTTTGCAGAGCTCTGCGAATTCACATGCTCCTTTGGCTATTGCCC TCCGGGCCCGTGTACCTGTACCAAGCTGGGCAAGGCTCTGGACACGCCGGAACCTAAGAACGTCGATGGCTATCCCCTAGCGGGATCAGATTGCACATACAAGGGTCTTTGCTCGTATGCTTGTAACTACGGCCACTGCCCATCCAAGTATTGCACAACTGCCGCGTCAGCTAAGGACAAGTGTGTCATTCCACCCGAGGAAGCGGACCCTGAGGACTCGGACGATGCCTGCACAGCGGGAACTGGAACAGGTAACTTTGAGGGACTCTGCGGTTTCTCTTGCGGACGCGGCTATTGTCCCCAGCCCCAGTGCAAGTGCACAGGACGTGGCCCAGCCATTACACCTCCACCTGCGACTTCTGCAGGAGGATACCCAGCAAATGGTCTTTTGGGCGAATATACTGGACTCTGCAACTTCGCTTGCGCCCGAGACTACTGCCCGTCCGGTGCTTGTTCAGAGGCCAACCCCTATGGTGCTCTCTTCAAGGAGGGGCTTCGAACGTGCGATTCTTCTGATGAGAAGA GCGCCTGGAACTGCCCCAACCTCAACTGCTTCCAAGCCAGTAAAATTGAGGACGGTGTCAAGAAACGTTGGGATTCTGTCGGTGCCGGGGAGTTCTTCAACTACACCGCAGAATGGTTCTATTACCAGAACGAGGTGGCCATCGGTGGCAACACGATGTTCTACGGAACGCCTTTCCAGGATCAGTACATTCGCTCCATTGCCTACTTCTACGGCGGTCGCGACGCGAACGGGGGAAACAGGGCAGCCGACAACTACGATTGCGACATCATTGGAGCCAACGCATG TACGAACCCCTTTAAGTGCGGCACGACGCAATACCCTGGCATGGATCTGGTCTTTGCCTCGTTCTCCAACTTGCACAACTTCATTACCAACATGTATCTTTCAATTGATGGTATTTCCGCCAGCGCGGCAGCGAACGCAGACTCG ATTGCTTCCACTTTCGGCGATTCCAAGCTGGACGAGGGTCTGAAGTTCCTGCAGGAGTTTTCGGAGTACTTCGGTCTTAGCATGCAGTTTGCGGGCGGTTCGTTCTGGAGCAAG ATGATCACAGATCCTGATGTGTTCAAGGCATTTGGAGATGTCGTTTCAAGGGTTGAACAACTATCCGGCACCGTCGAGACCTTCACATCCCTCTACAGCACTATATCTGAGGCACAGACTGAAGA GGCTATGAATGCGATGGAGATTGCCAAAGAAGTCAGCAAAGCAAGCGATGAATTTTCCAAGCAGGCTCGCCAGACGCTTGACAAGTTCCTCAAGCAGATCTTTGACGGAAGCTACCTATCAACAAGACGCCTCTACCCCATGATTGCCGACGGAACTTGGCTCGACGCTCCCAAGGTTTCCATCTTTGACTTCCACAAGTCCATCGAACCCATCATGAACGCCAtgctcatcaacaaggccTGGACCACTGGCGCCAACGGCAATGCCATTGTCATTCTCGCCAAGGAGGGTCATGTGACATACCCCCAGCCCCGACGTGGCAACGCTGCTCTCATGAGCAACGACGATGGTGAGGCCACGCAATACTTCTATACGAGTGAGACAGGCGAGGAATGGACACTGTGGATAGCCCAAGTCGACGTCTGTACGCAGAACCGCTGTGATCGTAGATTCAAGGCCCCCAAGGGTCTCGATGAGATCAGAGAGGAGAACGACTATGGCGTTACTGTCAGAAACATGATTCTGTCGCCTTTCTTCAACTGGAGGAGGCAAGGTAACCAGAACTACCATCCGACGAAGCTTGATCCATATGCCAAGAATGGCGACAAATCGGCCACGTCGCAGGTTCCGTTCTCAGTTGGCCTCGACCATCCTGGTGCTATCCCCATTCCGGTCTGCGATATCGAGACGGCCTGGCAGAACATTGCCAAGTGGTGGAGGAACCCCAGCGAAGCTCCCTGCGATTACTATCCATGCTGCAGTTACTAG
- a CDS encoding dienelactone hydrolase gives MSCPQCFSGHINPGTPTGRWDTIHGLRTYIAEPPAGKSPKAIIVIIPDAFGVDFVNNQILADHYASAADYLVYLPDFMNGKAAPVRTVINMAHLWDETGSWLLKPYYLVATMLDFVPFLIRNRFSVCWLRATGFLKEVQRHKDAALAVGIAGFCWGGLHTVRLTHDTAETKTASGHALANAFFTAHPSSVDVVQDIGNVARPLSIAIGDDDPVMGMKQVRQAESILESKDVDTNVVIYPGAKHGFSIRASRAEPDSKETRQAEEAEEQAIAWFKRQFNSMA, from the exons ATGTCATGCCCTCAGTGCTTTTCTGGCCACATCAACCCAGGCACTCCAACTGGTCGTTGGGATACCATTCATGGCCTTCGGACCTACATTGCAGAACCCCCGGCTGGCAAGAGTCCGAAAGCTATCATTGTCATAATTCCTGACGCGTTCGgtgttgactttgtcaatAATCAGATTCTCGCGGATCATTATGCTTCAGCTGCAGACTATCTGGTCTACCTGCCGGATTTCATGAATG GCAAGGCGGCTCCAGTCAGGACAGTGATCAACATGGCGCACCTTTGGGACGAGACCGGATCTTGGTTGCTCAAACC GTACTATCTTGTTGCTACTATGCTTGACTTTGTGCCATTCCTAATTCGCAACCGCTTCAGTGTCTGTTGGCTAAGGGCGACTGGGTTCTTGAAAGAAGTCCAGCGACATAAAGACGCAGCTCTTGCTGTTGGAATTGCCGGCTTCTGCTGGGGTGGGCTACACACTGTTAGACTCACCCACGACACGGCGGAAACGAAGACAGCTAGTGGTCATGCACTGGCAAATGCGTTTTTTACTGCCCATCCAAGTAGCGTCGATGTCGTCCAGGACATAGGCAACGTCGCACGTCCTCTCTCTATTGCAATTGGCGACGATGATCCTGTGATGGGAATGAAGCAAGTGCGGCAAGCTGAATCAATCTTGGAGAGCAAGGATGTCGATACAAATGTGGTTATTTACCCTGGAGCAAAGCACGGGTTTTCAATTCGTGCAAGCAGGGCGGAGCCAGATTCGAAAGAGACGCGACAGGCAGAGGAAGCCGAAGAACAGGCTATTGCTTGGTTTAAGCGGCAATTCAATAGCATGGCATAG
- a CDS encoding glycoside hydrolase superfamily, protein MKTSLAFASFIAFSCSLANAAPPSNYLNWKTFKANGVNVGGWLHQEAVIDPTWWNQYAPGTPDEWDFCAKLKSKCGPILEQRYGSYITTKDIDTMAAAGINVIRVPTGYNAWVTVPGSQLYSGNQARFLRTISDYAIKKHGIHVILDIHSLPGGLNGMGLGEKEGNYGWFQNQTALDYSYQAVDAAIKFIQGSDVPQGFTLAPINEPVDNRDFTKFGTPEALTEEGAAWVLEYFQGVISRVEKANPKIPIMLQGGFRPVDFWAKYFAVSTNLVFDVHNYYFAGRPTTSQNLPEFICTDAKNTVSSTSPKFPVFVGEWSIQAATNNTFASRARNLNTGLKAWATYTQGSAYWTWKFFGNEPVDGEGTQGDYWNYSDFVKMGIIDPSSGVTCK, encoded by the coding sequence ATGAAGACTTCCTTGGCATTTGCTTCTTTTATAGCCTTCTCCTGTAGCTTGGCTAACGCCGCTCCGCCTTCCAACTACCTCAATTGGAAGACTTTTAAAGCTAATGGAGTTAACGTTGGTGGCTGGCTACATCAGGAAGCCGTAATTGATCCCACGTGGTGGAACCAGTATGCGCCTGGTACACCTGATGAGTGGGATTTTTGTGCAAAGCTCAAGTCGAAATGCGGTCCCATCTTAGAGCAGCGATACGGCTCTTACATCACGACCAAAGATATCGATACTATGGCTGCAGCCGGGATCAATGTTATCCGAGTGCCTACTGGGTATAATGCTTGGGTTACTGTTCCAGGATCCCAGCTTTATAGTGGCAACCAAGCTCGCTTTCTCAGAACCATCTCTGATTACGCAATTAAGAAGCACGGTATCCACGTTATCCTCGACATTCACTCGCTCCCTGGTGGTCTGAACGGCATGGGGTTGGGCGAAAAGGAGGGAAATTATGGCTGGTTCCAGAACCAGACCGCTCTAGACTATTCTTACCAGGCGGTCGACGCTGCCATCAAGTTCATCCAGGGATCTGATGTTCCCCAAGGTTTTACCCTGGCCCCAATCAACGAACCGGTTGACAATCGAGATTTTACAAAGTTTGGAACGCCAGAAGCATTAACTGAAGAAGGGGCTGCTTGGGTTCTTGAGTACTTCCAAGGCGTTATTTCGCGCGTTGAGAAGGCCAACCCTAAGATACCTATCATGCTTCAGGGTGGCTTTCGACCTGTCGACTTCTGGGCCAAGTACTTTGCTGTGAGCACTAATCTCGTCTTTGATGTCCATAACTACTACTTCGCTGGCCGCCCGACTACTTCGCAAAATCTTCCCGAATTTATCTGCACTGATGCCAAAAACACCGTTAGTTCTACTTCACCAAAATTCCCCGTCTTTGTTGGGGAGTGGTCCATCCAAGCTGCCACCAACAACACGTTTGCCAGTCGGGCGCGTAACCTCAACACTGGCCTCAAGGCTTGGGCTACCTATACTCAAGGGAGCGCTTACTGGACTTGGAAATTCTTTGGTAATGAGCCGGTCGATGGCGAGGGTACTCAAGGTGATTACTGGAATTACTCTGACTTTGTGAAAATGGGTATTATTGACCCATCGTCGGGGGTAACTTGTAAATAA